The following is a genomic window from Flavobacteriales bacterium.
GAGCTGGTGCTCGCCAGCAAGATCGTGGATGTGGCGCGCTACGAGGGGCTCGACCTGGTGCACGTGCACTATGCGATCCCGCATGCCAGCGCTGCGTGGATGGCGCAGCAGATCCTGGCCTCCCAGGGCATCCGGCTGCCGTTCATCACCACGCTGCACGGCACGGACATCACGCTGGTGGGCCGCGACCCGAGCTTCGAGCCCGTCATCACTTTCAGCATCGAACGGTCCGATGCCGTGACCGCGGTGAGCGAGAGCCTGAAGCGCGACACTTACGCGCATTTCCCGGTGAAGGGCCCCGATCAGGGCGGGCGCGACATCCGGGTGATCCCCAACTTCGTGTGCACGGACCAGTACGCGGCACCCGACCCCAGGCTGCGCGAGCGCTACGCTCCGAACGGGGAGAAGCTGCTGGTGCACATCTCCAACTTCCGCCCGGTGAAGCGGGTCGAGGATGTCATGCGCGTGTTCGCCAAGGTGCGTGAACGGATCCCCAGCCGGTTGCTGATGATCGGTGACGGTCCCGACCGGCAGCGCGTGGAGATGCTGTGCCGAGGAAGCGAGCTCTGTCATGAAGCCTTCTTCCTGGGCAAGATGACCGACCCGGAGGACATCCTTGCAAGCTGTGACCTGTTCGTGCTCACCAGCGAAAGCGAGAGCTTCGGGCTGGCGGCCTTGGAGGCCATGGCGTGCAGGGTGCCCGTGGTCAGCACCGACACCGGTGGCACGCCCGAGGTGGTGAGGCACGGCATCAGCGGCATGCTGAGCCCGGTGGGCGATGTGGACCGGATGGCGGAGCACGCGGTCGCCATCCTGGAGGACGAGGCCACGCTCGAACGGTTCCGTCAGGGCGCCTTCGAGCGGGCGAAAGCGTTCGACGTGCACAGCATCCTGCCGCGCTACGAGGCGCTGTACATCGAGGTGAGCGGAGCCCCCATGGTCTGATGGAACGAGTGAGCGATCGCGTCAGCGTCAACCGGGAGGCGGATCGCACCACGGTGGTGATCAGTGCACGCCTGTCGCGCGGCAGGGAGGCGCTGCTCGTGGCCTGGACCCTCGCCTGGCTGGTGTGCGGGGTGGTGCTGGTCGTGGAGGCCTTCCGCCAACCGCAAGGCGACCTGCGGCAATACCTGTTCGTGTTCCTGGCGTTCTGGACCTACTTCCTGCTGCGGGTGGGTCGATCGGCGGTCTGGCGGCTGAAGGGCTTCGAGCTTTGGCGCGTGAAGGACGGTGTGCTCACCATCAAGGACAGCATCCTCGGCTACGGGAAGGCCGCGGACCATGCGCTGGAGAATGTCCAGGACCTGGGCCTGTTGGAACGGGACGAACGGTCCTGGAAGTGGCATCTGAACGAGAGCTTCTGGGTGATGGGCGGCGAGCGCCTCCAGTTCTCCTCCATGGGCCGCAAGGTGGCCTTCGGCAAGGGGCTCACCGACGCGGAGGCCGCGCGTCTGCTGGCCATCCTGAAGCATGCACAGCTGCAGTTCCGCACGCGGCAGCGCTCGGCCTAGAGGTCGCTGATGCGGAAGGCGTTGCCGCGGATGCGGTGCGTCATCCGCCCGTCGATCGGGGATGAAAGGGTCATGTCCAGCGCGGCCGTGGAGCGCATCACCTCATCGATGGAGCGCACGGCCCCGGCAGGGACCTGGGCATCGCGCAGTGCGGTGAGGAGTCCATCCCGCTGATGCCGTGCGATGGCGGGGGCAAGCTCTCCGGCCAGGGCCGCGCGGTGCATCACGCGCCCGCGGTTGTTCCCGAATCGCTCGTCCGCTGCCAGCGCATGCAGGTCGAGCACGGCGCACAGCCCATTGAACTGGGCGTCGCTGCCCACGGCCAGGATGATACGTCCTCCATCCTGACAGACGAAAAGTTCGCCGTACGGAGCGATGTTGGGGTGCAGGGTGCCGATGGGAGCGGCCACATGTCCGCACATCAACTGGTTGCTCGCTTGGTTGATCAGGCCGCTGAGCGCCGCTTCCTCCAGGGAGACCTCCACGAAGGCGCCCCGGCCATCGGAGGACCGCCGCATCAAGGCGAGCAGGATCCCTTCCTTGAGCTGATGCGCGGCAAGCACGTCGATGAGGGCGATGGGCAGTTTCGCCAGGTGCTGCGGGTCCGTGCCCGTCATGCTGATGTAGCCGGTCTCGGCCTGCAGCACCACATCGAAGGCCGGCCGGTCGCTCCGGTCGGCGAAGCCTGCGATGTGGCCGTGCACGAGGCTGGGGTTCAGCCTGCGGAGCCGGTCCCGGTCGAGCCCCAGGTTCTCCGCGTCCC
Proteins encoded in this region:
- a CDS encoding CoA transferase → MKPFKELLVVETASVLAGPSVGLFFAELGARVVKVENERAGGDVTRRWKLPAEDPASTVSAYFSSVNWGKEHRFLDLRSAVGRTRLDELLRIADVLVTNHLPGDAENLGLDRDRLRRLNPSLVHGHIAGFADRSDRPAFDVVLQAETGYISMTGTDPQHLAKLPIALIDVLAAHQLKEGILLALMRRSSDGRGAFVEVSLEEAALSGLINQASNQLMCGHVAAPIGTLHPNIAPYGELFVCQDGGRIILAVGSDAQFNGLCAVLDLHALAADERFGNNRGRVMHRAALAGELAPAIARHQRDGLLTALRDAQVPAGAVRSIDEVMRSTAALDMTLSSPIDGRMTHRIRGNAFRISDL
- the bshA gene encoding N-acetyl-alpha-D-glucosaminyl L-malate synthase BshA, with protein sequence MRIGIVCYPTFGGSGVVATELGLALAQKGHTVHFITYDRPVRLRDHQGQVFYHEVRVSDYPLFDYPPYELVLASKIVDVARYEGLDLVHVHYAIPHASAAWMAQQILASQGIRLPFITTLHGTDITLVGRDPSFEPVITFSIERSDAVTAVSESLKRDTYAHFPVKGPDQGGRDIRVIPNFVCTDQYAAPDPRLRERYAPNGEKLLVHISNFRPVKRVEDVMRVFAKVRERIPSRLLMIGDGPDRQRVEMLCRGSELCHEAFFLGKMTDPEDILASCDLFVLTSESESFGLAALEAMACRVPVVSTDTGGTPEVVRHGISGMLSPVGDVDRMAEHAVAILEDEATLERFRQGAFERAKAFDVHSILPRYEALYIEVSGAPMV